Within Sardina pilchardus chromosome 21, fSarPil1.1, whole genome shotgun sequence, the genomic segment AGCTATGGGCTTGTGATTTTTTAAGTGATCTGAGGAAGCACTTTAGAGGTGTTGAAATCAGGGTGCAAGTATTCACATGCTTGCAAAGACTGACTCTTTCTGCCCAGCTATGACATGACAATCTGACTGACTGGCCTGAAAAAGGACGTGTCACTGTCTCCGTTTTTATAAAGGGTTCTCTTGTCTAGACAAGAACTTCATAAAAGTACCATTCAAACCTGTATCTGTTTCTTAAACACAAACCTGAACAGTGGCTTGATGAAAAGAGGATGTCTGAATGTCTTTTtagtaaacaaaataaaataccatttctgtgttaaaaaaaaacaacaaactaaACTAAGGTATAGCTGAATATATGCTATTTCTGTATTTAAGTATATACTGCTCATATCTGCAGTATAACTGCATCCTATGACTTCCTCCTGCACAATGTTTCATTACATGATCAACTCCCTTCACAATGCACTCTCTAATCTACTCTACTCTGTCACTAAAATAAAGCATCACACAACACTCTCCTAGCCTGACTACTCAGAAGTTTTCTTCTGAAACAGTGCTTGTTTTTGAGAGTCAAAACTGAACCTGTCTCAGCTTATTGCATTTGTAACCTTGATCagcatttaaaacacacacacacacacacacacacacacacacacacacagacacacacacgcacacacacacacacacacacacacacacacacaaacacacaaacacacaaaatgctGACAAAAGCTTCAGGCTGGAACATGCTGACTGGGATATGCTTCATTCTGCCCCATTCTATCACTCTAAACAGCTCAATGTGACATTAGCACAATCTTAAAGCCTCAAACTCAGCTCCCTACCTAATAAAAACCTCATGCTAACAGAAACTCCACTCTGTTCCAGACCCTGACCGCTGTTTCTGCCCTTTACTAGCTCTAGTGCAGGCATGAATGAAATGCAGTTTGTTTCATCTCGGGAcgacagagagagtggagataCGAGGTGTCAAGGTgtacggaggtgtgtgtgtgtgtgtgtgtgtgtagactcacgGTCTTCGGTGCGGTAGAACCACTTGAGAAACTCCCTCTGCTCCTCGTTCATGGTGCTCTCGGCGGGCTTGCTCTCCTCAAACTCTTCCTCAAACTCATTCGATGCCCTTTTGGATCCTGTCAGAGGGGGCCGGAGCAAACAAGACAAGTTACGCCACGCTCTCGctcacaccaacatacacacacacacacacacacacacacacacacacacacacacacacacacacacgcacacacacgcacactatagatacaaacacccacacacagacacacatacatcacacatacacacacacgcacacacacacacacacacacacacacacacaccgctgttaCTACTGGGCAACATGCTGGATATAGAGAGACACAGGtggggggaacacacacacacacccacacacacacacacacacacacacacccacacacacacacacacacaccactgtgacTGACAAACAGAAGTGCAGCGATCTCCCAGGCTCTTCAAAGAGCAATGACATTTGGAgacggcgggcgggcgggcgggcggctgTGCCCAGACCCCCTCGACTCGGCTCGGCTCCTCTGGGTGTGTGGAGCGGagtgggcaagtgtgtgtgttctcctcgcTAACCAAATGCCACGCTGCCGTGAGTCAGAGCCGGCGCTTCGTGACACTGACCCCTACCTGCTCATTGGTCAGATGAGTCAGCCACAGCCTCGCCCGTGCCTTGtctcatcttgtgtgtgtgtgtgtgtgtgtgtgtgtaagagagagagagagatccactaTGAGATGAGGACGCGTCACAACTCCACCCCAAGTTTTTGCAAAGTTTcttttagtttttattttttttaccctcatTGTTTCGTTTCATTTCCTGGTAtactgatggtggtggtgatgatgttcTCATCATCATTAAGGCTATCTCCAGCCATGCCAGCACTAGCAATGGCTTTCCACTgctttgggtttgtgtgtgttcgcatcTGAGAGTATTGGGATCAGGAGTTATAGGCTAGTGTCCTTATGTTTACAGTCCATCAGTAGTATGGTTGGACAGAAGAGTTCAGCTAAGCTAGCTGTTCTTCTGTTACGTCTTCTTCCACATATGACAGgactgtttttattgcattgtGTTCctgtgtatatatctgtgtgtgactaTAGCGTTTAGAGATAAGGGGGGATATTGTGGTTTTGCAGTGTTTTCATGCTCTGAAGTAGGCTAGCAATCTGCTCTGGATTGCCAGATTGGCACTAGTGTAATCAGGGTCTGATCCATTGTGATCCACGTCAGATGGATGAATGCCATCTCCCTTCAACCTAGAAGGCCTCTTAAACCCTGGCAATTGTTCCTGTCTAGACTCTAGTTAGAGCAGCTGGTGGATCTCTATGCAAAGTCATATGCTTGTCCTACCATTGCCTGACTGAGTCATACTGTGTTATCAAGACTACATGTATCACTACTGACTGTGTgctctgcttctgtgtgtgtttgtgtgtgtgtgtgtgtgtgtgtgtgtgtgtgtgtgtgtgtgtgtgtgtgtgtgtgtgtgttagcctaactaacctctgtgtgtgtgtgttaactaaACACACATGGGTAGAagtggaaaagagaaagagtccCCCTCGGGATCAGTGATAGCAGAGTGGAGTATTTCCTAACACATCATGCAATACTCAATGATAAATCACAgtaaacagacacaaaacacagttAAGTGACACCCTTGGCATGGAGCTCCTGTGTTAGACTAAACCTGTCACTCTCTGCTCTGCATAGCAACTCTTGTTccaacacactcatgtacatTGTATTGTACATACATGAAAATTAACATTGCTTTAACATTTCTAATATATGGATCACTCAATGATAAATCACAGTGAATGGCAGTTAAACGACACTCTTAGTTCTGTCCTAGCTGTCCTGactgagtgtgtaggtgtgtctatgtatgcTGCTAAAGATGTTATAtgtgtctattttttttgttaacacTAGCACTTaagttatttattattttttcagatttatttatattcctttttttttaatgatgcaCTAACTGGAGAGCGCTTTAAATTTCGCTGTACCTctgacaatgacaataaagatctattctattctattctattctgttctcctattctattctattctattctgtctgcatgtgtctagGCTGGATCCCCCTCTCTGCATatcttcctgcttcctgttccAGGCTCCCAGTAGCTTGGCTCTTCACCCAGCTCATGTTGTAAGCACAGCAGCACATTGGTGAAAATTACAGTAACCATCTCCAGCTTGGCTGGCGCTCGTCTACTCACTGAGCCTCTCCTGGCAGATGTCTCCCAGATCCGGGGACTTCCACCTGGAGTTGGGGCCCCCAGGGGTGAGCCTGACTCGGCCCTTCTCCGCACTCAGCTCCAGGCTGCGGTTCAGGCTGAGGAGCCGGTGGTTCTCACAGCTCCACTCCAGGTACTCCCCGCCGTCACATTCCACGGAGAGAACCGGACGCGCGTGGAACGCCGAGAGGCACCGCTGCGTTCCGACGTTCCGCAAGAAGCGCTGCTCCCGCCACACCCACTGCTGGAGGTCGTTGTCAAGGTTACACTTTCGGAGAGTGACAGCTTTGCCGGCCGGGGAGTCCTGGAGACAGAGGCTCTCGACGGTGTTGTGGATCATGAAGGCATTTGCCCCTATGGAAACACACAAGCCACAGGTGAGAACTGCACCTatgggtacacacacaggtgagaacCGCAAGCTCAAAAGTACCACACAACTCAGGTTTATTCTCAGGTTTAAAATGCAATatcatttatatttatatttatatttatatttaaatacAACTACAACAAATCTCCAAACTAATTCATTTTCCCAAAACTGTCGAACAAAATAAACACCTCAAAGTGCATTAAAAAGAGGCTCATGAAACaatctattttatttatttcattatgaAATTGACTGACAGACTTACCATGCAAGATGAGACACAGTGGCACCCATAATAGACTCATCATTCCCGACAGGTAAAGACTCCTCTAACCTTTAAAAGAAAACATTACACAGAGCTCAAACATCCCCTGTGCCGTGTGATGGTGGGACAGATCATCAGATTGAAACAGCACTGCCCTGTGGCTTGTTAGAACGTTCTAGAACGTGTTTAGTCCCCAGCACGCTGATGTGTTCTATGTTCTGTAGCTCTGTGGAGAACTCCGCCTGTGGCCCCACCTCAGCCGAGCTGGGATGAGTTTtgatcattagtgtgtgtgtctctctctctctctctctgtgtgtgtgtgtgtgtgtgtgttttcaagcaTGATGTAACTGAACACAGAGCAGCTGTGCAGGGACGTGTCTGAGTCTGTGCCTGTGCAGACAAGAcgatctctttctctttctctttctccagccACTGTTCATCCCCCTCTATCAGCTCTGCCTTTCACTTCTCCTGTCTTTGCTTGTCTTCTTTCACTCTTTAATcattctctttcctcctcttttctcttctcctgtctttgcttgctctttctctcatcttttTTCCTCGTTCTTTTATATTTCTCTTGTTTTCTTCTTTCCAGCTGTCTCTTCAGTTTCACTGTCTCTCCCCTTTTTCTCTACCTTACTGTTTCCCATTTTCATTCTCCACATCGTTGTGGTTGCTGCCTCTCCTGTGCTCCTCCTgaatcatgcaaacacacacacacacacacacacacacacacacacacacacacacacacacacacacacacacacacacacacacaaacacacattctctctctctctctcacacacacacacacacacacacacacacacacacacacacacacacacacacacacacacacacacacactcacacacacacacatgggtgtaACCCAGCCAGCCTCCGGGCATGGTAATCTCCACAGTGACTATCAAAAACATTAGATCCATgttctactctcctctctctttgttcctccactctctcctctctcctttcctctcctctctctgttcctactgttgctctctcttttctcctctccactctctgttCCTATTGCTTTCCTTTTTATCTTtatcacaccccacacacacacacacacacacacacactcctcttcatcTGTGTAGCTGCAGTGAGAGCTAAGCTTAAAATCTTTCCTGTTATTATCCTGAGTCATAAACACTCCAGGGGACACTCCAGCATCCCTGGCCTCAAATTCCCAGCAGGACTCAACTAGAGTACATCCCCAACAAGGACTCAACTAGAGTACATCCCCAACAAGGACTCAACTAGAGTCGACTACATCCCAACAAGGACTCAACTAGAGTCGACTACAGCCCAACAAGGACTCAACTAGAGTACTGTACATCCCCAACAAGGACTCAACTAGAGTACATCCCCGGCAAGGACTCAACTAGACTACATCCCCAACAAGGACTCAACTAGCCCAACAAGGACTCAACTAGAGTACATCCCAACATAGACTCAACTAGAGTCGACTACATCCCAACAAGGACTCAACTAGAGTCGACTACAGCCCAACAAGGACTCAACTAGAGTACTGTACATCCCCAACAAGGACTCAACTAGAGTACATCCCCGGCAAGGACTCAACTAGACTACATCCCCAACAAGGACTCAACTAGCCCAACAAGGACTCAACTAGAGTACATCCCAACATAGACTCAACTAGAGTAGACTACATCCCAACAAGGACTCAACTAGAGTCGACTACATCCCAACAAGGACTCAACTAGACCAGTACAGTACATCCTACCAGGACTCAACTACACTACATCCTCACCAAGGATAATACTCTCCATCAATGCAAGGGAAGTAGCATGGCGAAATAGCGTataggaaaaaaaacaagacaattaatCATGTGACGAGAATCACTCAGAAAGTGAAAAGGTGTCTCATCTGACGTCAGATACAACAGAGATTCTGTTGTTACTAACCATAGAAAATGTCCAGTACAGGCTACTGCTGAAGGCCCAGCTGGCTATGCATACAAtctcagagagcagagagcagagcagagtctgTGTGGAGGTGAGGGTGATGAAGCTGAAGAGTCAGGGACTCACCTGAGATGTGGAGGGTCTGAGGGAGAATGCACTTGAGgaggaaatgagtgtgtgaagatggtgtactgtgtgtgtgtgtgtgtgtgtgaacacacctCCGCTCACGACAGCCAAAGTTCAGGTGGGTGGGGATTGGGCTGTATCATTCTCACCTGTTTTTATTATGAAATGTGGTCATTAAATGTGCTCCTTCTGCTTACTAGGCCATTTTACAGCAAGGTTAGGAAACCGAGAACACTGCAGTCTATTACCACATAGTTACTACATACTACTATGATAATGACTGACTTGAGGGCTACTTTTATCCAACTGAATGTTGTTGCTGAGCAAAGTGATGCCTTCACAGAACATTAACCTGAATCAAATGACAGACTTTTGGATAATCATTGTCAGTAAACGTGTGCAATGGTTGTCTCACCCATGCAGCGGGTGAGGTCTTTGACCATGGGAACTGAGTGCCTTATTGTTTGGACAGCCTCGCTACGCGAGTCAAACAGAAATCGGGTGAGGGAAAAGACTTTCTGCCCTGCCGGTCAcgtacctgtgtatgtgtgtggggggggttgagggctgagatgtttgcttgtttaacgagtgagtgagcgagaggaaTTTTATTCTTTTATGGCAGGAGTGGATAGAGTTGAGCGAGGTGAATGACCCAGAGGCGATCTTCATCAAAGCAGCAGGAGAATTtgattgcattgttttttattGGCTGTGTTAAGGAGGGtatgtagcctggctatcaccagaccaatctcaatcttttaagattgaactgAGGaatctgctctgtattttctgctgcacaagaggcgggatcaatgggcatagttcaaatgactctataCACACATTTGgacagtccttcaaccaatcagaccaatgatctgggtgcaccaggtggataagccagtttgtgattggtctccGCAGATTTGTAACAGAAACAGGATAGAaaaatgtggaggtttccagcctgagctgcagggcgaaatcaaaTCTctggcagatcgggctgggtttaccaaGTCTGGGAGTTATGGCTATTTTTTTATAGATGTGCGTACATTTCTACAATATACGTCAGCATATCTGATCTATTGACTTAGACTATTTGGAGGTTTATGTCTCATAGACGGAGGACAGCTGTTGCCATGAAACAATGCCCACTTAACAGAGTCAGTGTGCTGATGATCAATGGGATATGTAGGACTTGCATACTGATTTCATGCTCCATTCAAAGTGTATATTTAGTATTTTCAAAGTACAGTATTTTTTTCTTgatacatgcatactgtattttgTAGTTTATCTTTGACACTCTGGTTATTTGGTATTCAAAAAATACACTTTGATGTATTTTTGCCTATCCCTGTCTATGAGTCATTCAATGTTCAGAGATCAACACTGCAAGAATAAGGCCTACTAACCAGAATATAAAATAATGGTCATACAATGCAAGTTAGCTAAACAAAACTAATTATTTTGATAGGCATAGAAAATGCAAAATACTAAAGATAGATATTAGGGATATAAATTATCACAATATAGGCAAGAGGTGTTAGCCTACTTATACTGTTATCTGTCTACATAGGAACGATTTACATCACAACTTTCAAAGCGACACATTTTAAGTGCGGACCGGAAGTCTGTCATGTGTCATAAGAAAACATGGCGGCGTCCTTTGAAAGGTGGTGCTGAACTTAAACCTCTTACATTATCTCTGTATCACGAGTTTTTAGCTGCACAACGTTGCCGTAATTAATGTAAAAACCAAGACATGTTATGGATTGGTAACGACGTTTTGACGAGTCACACTTTGACGGCATAAGTAGCTGTTCCTGCTATGGACATGTCAGATAAAGCTAGGCTTGCCTGAGATGGAAGCCAGTGCACTTCATTTTATTACAGCAACATGTGGACTTTGAATTATTGTAATGTTAGGGCGAGTGGGCTTAGGATATTGTATGCCTTTTGCAGTCATTCTTACAAGAGAGAGTTCAAACCTTGTGCTCAAAGACTTCGTGACAGTAACCACCCATTTCAatgcaactacacacacacaacttcaaaACCTCCATGGAGAGTACTATTCTTCGGAAGCGACGATTTCGCGGTGGAGTCTTTAAAACTTCTCCACGCTTCAAGGTAAAGGCTTTCGGTTTCCAGCTTCAGAAACACAAACGTTGCAGTACCTGTAATTGTCAAAATATCTACCTACATTTACACACCAAAGCCATGTTAGTTTCCAGCTAACATCCTTACCTCATGCATCTCTTTTTTTCGGGTTGTAATTTAGCATAGAATCAAAGGAGAGGGTTGTGGACACGCTGGAAGTTGTGACTTTGTCAGATTCCGCCCCAGTGTGGGGATATGCCCACAAACACCAACTCAAAGTTCACGACTGGCCCAACGTGGATGTCGATGGACGGTTTGACGTTGCAGTTGTAGTGTCATTCGGATGCCTGC encodes:
- the si:cabz01068815.1 gene encoding solute carrier family 51 subunit beta encodes the protein MMSLLWVPLCLILHGANAFMIHNTVESLCLQDSPAGKAVTLRKCNLDNDLQQWVWREQRFLRNVGTQRCLSAFHARPVLSVECDGGEYLEWSCENHRLLSLNRSLELSAEKGRVRLTPGGPNSRWKSPDLGDICQERLRSKRASNEFEEEFEESKPAESTMNEEQREFLKWFYRTEDQSKWTLALLGLAFAALLLGCILLVTGMMGNRSRKKIAKYKAVALALRPQMEELQVITVETASRRRSSAATENGQLKPGDIEVTWRDGTVSSLYAERGGEADGGEAEEEVKQEEVKQEEVKEEEQAVLVEEEEEEEVQAHVEVEGNVEEN